A window from Theobroma cacao cultivar B97-61/B2 chromosome 3, Criollo_cocoa_genome_V2, whole genome shotgun sequence encodes these proteins:
- the LOC18605349 gene encoding probable aquaporin TIP5-1 → MLLGEMAPALLTARFQESVTANALRAYLAEFISTFFYVFAVIGSAMASRKLISDAATDPSSLVLVAIANTFALSSSVYIAANVSGGHVNPAVTFGMAVGGHISVPTAMFYWVSQMLASVMACLLLKVTTVGQHVPTFTIANEMTGFGASMVEGVLAFALVYTVYAAGDPRTGPLGVIGPLAIGLMAGAMVLAAGPFSGGSINPALAFGSAVVAGRFKNQAVYWVGPLIGAAVAGLLYDNVVFPGQAASVSGRGNSEGIGL, encoded by the exons atGCTTCTTGGTGAAATGGCTCCAGCATTATTGACTGCCCGTTTCCAGGAATCTGTTACTGCCAATGCTCTCAGAGCCTATCTTGCAGAGTTCATTTCCacattcttttatgtttttgcgGTTATTGGTTCTGCCATGGCTTCAC GGAAATTGATATCAGATGCGGCAACAGATCCGTCTAGCCTGGTGTTAGTTGCCATTGCAAACACCTTTGCTCTGTCGTCGTCTGTGTATATTGCTGCAAACGTCTCTGGTGGACATGTGAACCCCGCCGTCACCTTTGGCATGGCAGTTGGAGGCCATATCAGTGTCCCAACGGCTATGTTTTACTGGGTTTCTCAAATGTTGGCCTCTGTCATGGCCTGCCTTTTGTTGAAGGTCACTACTGTTGGCCAG CATGTCCCAACTTTTACAATTGCAAATGAAATGACTGGATTTGGAGCATCCATGGTGGAAGGTGTGCTCGCATTCGCTTTGGTGTACACCGTTTATGCTGCTGGTGACCCTAGAACCGGTCCACTGGGGGTCATTGGACCCTTGGCAATAGGGTTGATGGCAGGAGCCATGGTCTTGGCTGCAGGGCCGTTCTCTGGAGGGTCAATCAACCCTGCATTGGCCTTTGGCTCTGCTGTCGTTGCCGGTCGCTTCAAGAACCAAGCCGTTTACTGGGTTGGACCCCTGATTGGAGCAGCAGTTGCGGGGCTTCTCTATGACAATGTTGTGTTCCCCGGTCAAGCAGCATCAGTTTCTGGGAGAGGGAATTCAGAGGGAATTGGGCTTTAA